Proteins from a genomic interval of Pantoea deleyi:
- the recA gene encoding recombinase RecA, translating into MAIDENKQKALAAALGQIEKQFGKGSIMRLGEDRSMDVETISTGSLSLDIALGAGGLPMGRIVEIYGPESSGKTTLTLQVIAAAQRKGKTCAFIDAEHALDPVYAKKLGVDIENLLCSQPDTGEQALEICDALARSGAVDVIIVDSVAALTPKAEIEGEIGDSHMGLAARMMSQAMRKLAGNLKQSNTLLIFINQIRMKIGVMFGNPETTTGGNALKFYASVRLDIRRIGAIKEGDNVVGSETRVKVVKNKIAAPFKQAEFQIMYGEGINTYGELVDLGVKHKLIEKAGAWYSYNGDKIGQGKSNAGNFLKENAAVANEIDMKLREMLLNGADEKLAADKSADNENAESEANEDF; encoded by the coding sequence ATGGCGATTGATGAAAACAAACAGAAGGCTTTAGCTGCCGCGCTGGGCCAGATTGAGAAACAATTTGGTAAAGGTTCCATCATGCGCTTGGGTGAAGACCGCTCAATGGATGTGGAAACGATCTCGACCGGTTCGCTGTCGCTGGACATCGCGTTAGGCGCAGGCGGTCTGCCAATGGGCCGTATCGTTGAGATCTACGGACCTGAGTCTTCTGGTAAAACCACGCTGACCCTGCAGGTCATCGCGGCGGCCCAGCGTAAGGGCAAAACCTGTGCCTTTATCGATGCGGAACATGCGCTGGATCCGGTCTATGCCAAGAAGCTGGGCGTGGATATCGAAAACCTGCTCTGCTCCCAGCCCGACACCGGTGAGCAGGCGCTGGAAATCTGTGATGCTCTGGCGCGTTCCGGTGCCGTTGACGTCATCATCGTCGACTCCGTTGCTGCGCTGACGCCGAAAGCGGAAATCGAAGGTGAAATCGGTGACTCACACATGGGCCTCGCGGCACGTATGATGAGCCAGGCGATGCGTAAACTGGCGGGTAACCTGAAGCAGTCCAACACCCTGCTGATCTTCATCAACCAGATCCGTATGAAAATTGGTGTGATGTTCGGTAACCCGGAAACCACTACCGGTGGTAACGCACTGAAGTTCTACGCCTCTGTCCGTCTTGATATCCGCCGTATCGGTGCGATTAAAGAGGGGGATAACGTGGTCGGCAGTGAAACCCGCGTGAAAGTGGTGAAAAACAAAATCGCTGCGCCATTCAAACAGGCTGAGTTCCAGATCATGTATGGCGAAGGGATCAACACCTACGGCGAGCTGGTTGACCTGGGCGTCAAGCACAAGCTGATCGAAAAAGCCGGTGCATGGTACAGCTACAACGGCGATAAGATTGGTCAGGGTAAATCGAATGCGGGCAACTTCCTGAAAGAGAATGCTGCCGTGGCAAACGAGATTGATATGAAGCTGCGTGAGATGCTGCTTAACGGCGCGGACGAAAAACTGGCAGCGGATAAATCTGCTGACAACGAAAACGCCGAAAGCGAAGCGAACGAAGACTTCTAA
- the tam gene encoding trans-aconitate 2-methyltransferase produces MKEWDPVLYRKFEAERTRPARELLARIPMEQVEQVTDLGCGPGNSTELLADAWPLAQVTGLDSSATMLTQARERLPQCRFVQADIRSWQADVPQQVVYANASLQWLDNHATLFPHLVAQLAPGGVLAVQMPDNLQEPSHRLMREVAASARWRSQINAEAAERTQLLSTGDYYDLLTQAGCEVDIWRTTYYHVMADAQAIISWLQATGLRPFLADLDEAGQRAFLADYHQRLVTAYPAQAEGQVLLAFPRLFMIAVKKP; encoded by the coding sequence ATGAAAGAGTGGGATCCTGTGCTGTATCGTAAATTTGAAGCAGAACGCACCCGTCCGGCCCGTGAGCTGCTGGCGCGTATCCCGATGGAGCAGGTTGAGCAGGTTACCGATCTGGGGTGCGGGCCGGGTAACAGCACTGAACTGCTGGCTGACGCCTGGCCGCTGGCGCAGGTCACCGGGCTCGACAGTTCAGCGACGATGCTGACGCAGGCCAGAGAGCGCCTGCCGCAGTGTCGCTTTGTTCAGGCAGATATCCGCAGCTGGCAGGCGGATGTTCCGCAGCAGGTGGTTTACGCCAACGCTTCGCTGCAATGGCTGGATAATCACGCCACGCTGTTTCCTCATCTGGTCGCTCAGCTGGCGCCCGGCGGCGTGCTGGCCGTGCAGATGCCGGATAATCTGCAGGAGCCGTCGCATCGGCTGATGCGCGAGGTTGCGGCATCCGCGCGCTGGCGCTCACAGATCAACGCTGAGGCCGCTGAACGCACGCAGCTGCTCTCCACCGGAGACTATTACGATCTGCTGACGCAGGCGGGTTGTGAGGTCGATATCTGGCGCACCACCTATTATCACGTCATGGCCGATGCGCAGGCGATTATCAGCTGGCTGCAGGCGACCGGTCTCAGACCGTTTCTGGCGGACCTGGATGAGGCCGGACAGCGCGCCTTTCTGGCCGATTATCATCAGCGTCTCGTCACCGCCTATCCCGCTCAGGCGGAAGGTCAGGTTCTGCTCGCCTTTCCGCGTCTTTTTATGATTGCAGTGAAAAAACCGTAA
- the narH gene encoding nitrate reductase subunit beta: MKIRSQVGMVLNLDKCIGCHTCSVTCKNVWTSREGMEYAWFNNVESKPGVGYPHAWEDQEKWKGGWIRRINGKLEPRMGSRVGLLSKIFANPDVPALDDYYEPFDFDYQHLHTAPAGKHQPIARPRSLITGQRMKKIENGPNWEEILGGEFAKRSQDRNFDNIQKEIYGQFEHTFMMYLPRLCEHCLNPACVATCPSGAIYKRGEDGIVLIDQDKCRGWRMCLTGCPYKKIYFNWKSGKSEKCIFCYPRIEAGQPTVCSETCVGRIRYLGVLLYDADRIEQAAAAENEKDLYQSQLDIFLDPNDPAVIAQALKDGVAQSVIDAAQRSPVYKMAMEWKLALPLHPEYRTLPMVWYVPPLSPIQSAADGGALAHTGVLPDVESLRIPVEYLANLLTAGDTAPVLMALKRMLAMRHYKRAESVDGERDIRALEQVGLTEAQAQEMYRYLAIANYEDRFVVPSSHRELAGEAFPESKGCGFSFGDGCRGSDSKFNLFNSRRIDAIDIGKKTTRPEDAS, from the coding sequence ATGAAAATTCGTTCACAGGTCGGCATGGTGCTGAACCTCGACAAATGTATCGGCTGCCACACCTGCTCGGTGACCTGTAAAAATGTCTGGACCAGCCGTGAAGGCATGGAATATGCCTGGTTTAACAACGTCGAAAGCAAGCCGGGCGTCGGCTATCCGCACGCATGGGAAGATCAGGAGAAGTGGAAAGGCGGCTGGATCCGCAGGATCAACGGCAAACTGGAGCCGCGCATGGGAAGCCGTGTCGGCCTGCTGTCGAAGATCTTCGCCAACCCCGACGTGCCTGCGCTGGATGACTACTACGAACCCTTTGATTTTGACTACCAGCATCTGCACACGGCGCCCGCCGGTAAACATCAGCCGATCGCCCGCCCGCGCTCGCTGATAACCGGTCAGCGGATGAAAAAGATCGAAAACGGCCCGAACTGGGAAGAGATCCTCGGCGGCGAGTTTGCTAAGCGCTCGCAGGACAGGAACTTCGACAACATCCAGAAGGAGATCTACGGCCAGTTCGAGCACACCTTCATGATGTACCTGCCGCGCCTGTGTGAGCACTGCCTCAACCCGGCGTGCGTGGCGACCTGTCCGAGCGGCGCGATCTACAAGCGCGGCGAAGATGGCATCGTACTGATCGACCAGGATAAATGTCGCGGCTGGCGGATGTGCCTGACCGGCTGTCCCTACAAGAAGATCTACTTCAACTGGAAGAGCGGCAAATCGGAGAAATGTATTTTCTGTTATCCGCGTATCGAGGCGGGTCAGCCGACCGTCTGCTCGGAAACCTGTGTCGGCCGGATCCGCTATCTCGGTGTGCTGCTCTATGACGCCGATCGGATCGAACAGGCGGCCGCCGCGGAAAACGAGAAGGATCTCTATCAGAGCCAGCTGGATATCTTCCTTGATCCCAACGATCCGGCGGTGATCGCCCAGGCGCTGAAAGATGGCGTCGCGCAGAGCGTGATCGACGCGGCACAGCGCTCCCCGGTCTACAAAATGGCGATGGAGTGGAAGCTGGCGCTGCCGCTGCATCCGGAATACCGCACGCTGCCGATGGTCTGGTATGTGCCGCCGTTGTCACCGATTCAGTCGGCGGCGGATGGCGGCGCGCTGGCGCACACCGGCGTACTGCCGGATGTGGAAAGCCTGCGGATTCCGGTTGAGTATCTGGCGAATCTGCTGACCGCTGGCGACACCGCGCCGGTGCTGATGGCGCTGAAGCGGATGCTGGCGATGCGTCACTACAAGCGCGCAGAGAGCGTAGACGGCGAGCGGGATATCCGGGCGCTGGAGCAGGTCGGCCTGACCGAAGCGCAGGCGCAGGAGATGTACCGCTATCTGGCGATCGCAAACTACGAAGATCGCTTTGTGGTGCCCTCCAGCCATCGCGAACTGGCGGGTGAAGCCTTCCCGGAAAGCAAGGGCTGCGGCTTCAGCTTTGGCGATGGCTGCCGCGGCAGCGACAGCAAATTCAACCTGTTCAACAGCCGCCGTATCGATGCCATCGACATCGGTAAGAAAACGACGCGCCCGGAGGATGCCTCATGA
- the narJ gene encoding nitrate reductase molybdenum cofactor assembly chaperone, which produces MITLRIVSRLLDYPDEALFTHARDLTAALDSAGELNEPQRARLAGFIQQLCARPLLDVQADYCELFDRGRATSLLLFEHVHGESRDRGQAMVDLLAQYRADGLELDSKELPDYLPLYLEYLACKSDEAARQGLDDIVPILALLAARLEARQSPYAGLFTVLLALSGSAVDAAALKPQVAQEARDDTPAALDAVWEEEQIKFLGEQGCVPAQQAMHQRRFADAVTPQYLDIAAATARTTGESA; this is translated from the coding sequence ATGATCACGCTGCGTATTGTGTCGCGCCTGCTTGACTACCCGGACGAGGCGCTCTTTACCCACGCCCGCGACCTGACTGCGGCGCTGGACAGCGCCGGCGAACTCAATGAGCCGCAGCGCGCACGGCTGGCGGGCTTTATTCAGCAGCTCTGCGCCCGCCCACTGCTCGACGTGCAGGCTGACTACTGCGAACTGTTCGATCGCGGCCGCGCCACCTCGCTGCTGCTGTTTGAACATGTGCACGGGGAGTCACGCGATCGCGGTCAGGCGATGGTCGATCTGCTCGCGCAGTATCGCGCCGACGGTCTGGAACTGGACAGCAAAGAGCTGCCCGACTATCTGCCGCTCTACCTTGAGTATCTCGCCTGCAAAAGCGACGAGGCCGCCCGTCAGGGGCTGGATGACATCGTGCCGATCCTGGCGCTGCTGGCCGCCCGCCTGGAGGCGCGGCAGAGTCCCTACGCCGGCCTCTTCACGGTGTTGCTGGCGCTCTCCGGCAGCGCGGTTGATGCTGCGGCGCTGAAACCGCAGGTGGCGCAGGAGGCGCGCGACGATACCCCGGCGGCGCTGGATGCCGTCTGGGAAGAGGAGCAGATTAAATTTCTCGGCGAGCAGGGCTGTGTCCCGGCGCAGCAGGCGATGCATCAGCGTCGCTTCGCCGATGCGGTTACGCCGCAGTATCTGGATATCGCCGCGGCCACGGCGCGTACCACTGGAGAATCAGCATGA
- a CDS encoding nitrate reductase subunit alpha: MSKFLDRFRYFKQLAEPFSGQHGQTLNSNRDWEEGYRSRWQHDKIVRSTHGVNCTGSCSWKIYVKNGLVTWETQQTDYPRTRPDLPNHEPRGCPRGASYSWYLYSANRLKYPLMRKKLIQLWREAKAQHRDPVDAWASIISNPEKARSYKQARGRGGFVRSSWQEVNEMIAAANICTAKTFGPDRIMGFSPIPAMSMVSYAAGARYLSLIGGTCLSFYDWYCDLPPASPMTWGEQTDVPESADWYNSSYIMAWGSNVPQTRTPDAHFFTEVRYKGTKTVAITPDYAEVAKLCDQWLNPKQGTDSAMALAMGHVMLKEFHLDREVTYFRDYVRRYTDMPMLVLLEPREGGYYAAGRQLRASDLVDGLGQENNPEWKTVALNQATGELIAPQGSIGFRWGEKGKWNLEQRDGLTQQEVELQLSLLGSHDEVVEVGFPYFGGITREHFNSVALDEILRHKLPVKRLQLADGSEALVTSVYDLTLANYGLDRGLEDASCAQHYDEIKAYTPAWAEQITGVSRQNIIRIAREFAENAEKTRGRSMIIVGAGMNHWYHMDMNYRGLMNMLIFCGCVGQSGGGWAHYVGQEKLRPQTGWTPLAFGLDWQRPPRQMNSTSFFYNHSSQWRYETLATEELLSPLADKSRYTGSLIDFNVRSERMGWLPSAPQLNVNPLHIAARAKAAGQSPLAYTVESLKQGTVRFAAEQPDDPQNFPRNLFVWRSNLLGSSGKGHEYMLKYLLGTENGIQGKDLGQQGREKPEEVEWQDQGAEGKLDLVVTLDFRMSSTCLYSDVVLPTATWYEKDDMNTSDMHPFIHPLSAAVDPAWESKSDWEIYKGIARAFSDLCPGHLGVETDVVTLPVLHDSPAELAQPFDAKEWKKGECDLIPGKTAPHIMVVERDYPATWERFTSLGPLLETQGNGGKGISWNTCKEVDFLKQLNYVKASGPAAGQPNIDTAIDAAEVILALAPETNGQVAVKAWQALGEITGRDHTHLALNKEDEKIRFRDIQAQPRKIISSPTWSGLEDEHVSYNACYTNVHELIPWRTLSGRQQLYQDHEWMRAFGESLMVYRPPVDTRAAKPLLNSKPNGNPEKALNFLTPHQKWGIHSTYSDNLLMLTLSRGGPIVWMSEDDARELGIADNDWIEAFNANGALTARAVVSQRIPAGMTMMYHAQERIVNIPGSEITSQRGGIHNSVTRTCPKPTHMIGGYAQLSWGFNYYGTVGSNRDEFVVVRKMNNVNWLDGEGNDACQGSQQEVKP, encoded by the coding sequence ATGAGCAAGTTTCTTGATCGATTTCGTTATTTCAAACAGCTGGCCGAGCCCTTTTCCGGCCAGCACGGGCAGACGCTCAACAGTAACCGCGACTGGGAAGAGGGTTACCGCAGCCGCTGGCAGCACGATAAAATCGTGCGTTCGACCCACGGCGTGAACTGCACCGGCTCATGCAGCTGGAAAATCTATGTGAAAAACGGACTGGTCACCTGGGAGACCCAGCAGACCGACTATCCGCGCACCCGGCCCGATCTGCCCAATCATGAACCCCGTGGCTGTCCACGCGGAGCCAGCTACTCCTGGTATCTCTACAGCGCGAACCGCCTGAAATATCCGCTGATGCGTAAGAAGCTAATCCAGCTGTGGCGGGAAGCAAAAGCGCAGCACCGCGATCCGGTTGACGCCTGGGCGTCCATCATCAGCAACCCGGAGAAAGCCCGCAGCTACAAACAGGCGCGGGGACGCGGAGGCTTTGTCCGCTCCAGCTGGCAGGAGGTCAACGAGATGATCGCCGCCGCCAACATCTGCACCGCGAAAACCTTCGGCCCGGACCGTATCATGGGCTTTTCGCCCATCCCGGCGATGTCGATGGTCTCTTACGCCGCGGGCGCGCGCTATCTCTCTCTGATTGGCGGCACCTGCCTGAGCTTTTACGACTGGTATTGCGATCTGCCGCCCGCGTCACCCATGACCTGGGGCGAGCAGACCGACGTGCCGGAGTCGGCCGACTGGTATAACTCCTCTTACATCATGGCCTGGGGCTCAAACGTGCCGCAGACCCGTACCCCGGATGCGCACTTCTTTACGGAAGTGCGTTACAAAGGCACCAAAACCGTGGCGATTACGCCGGACTATGCCGAAGTCGCCAAGCTGTGCGACCAGTGGCTGAATCCGAAGCAGGGCACCGACAGCGCAATGGCGCTGGCGATGGGCCACGTCATGCTGAAAGAGTTTCATCTGGACCGGGAAGTCACCTATTTCCGCGACTACGTGCGCCGCTATACCGACATGCCGATGCTGGTCCTGCTGGAGCCGCGTGAGGGGGGCTACTACGCCGCAGGCCGTCAGCTGCGCGCCAGCGATCTGGTGGATGGGCTCGGTCAGGAAAATAATCCGGAATGGAAAACCGTGGCGCTGAATCAGGCGACCGGTGAACTGATTGCGCCGCAGGGCTCTATCGGCTTCCGCTGGGGGGAGAAGGGCAAATGGAATCTGGAGCAGCGCGACGGTCTGACACAGCAGGAGGTTGAGCTGCAGCTCAGCCTGCTGGGCAGCCACGATGAGGTGGTTGAGGTCGGTTTCCCCTACTTTGGCGGCATCACCCGCGAGCATTTTAACAGCGTTGCCCTGGATGAGATCCTGCGGCATAAGCTGCCGGTAAAACGGCTGCAGCTGGCGGATGGCAGTGAGGCGCTGGTTACCAGCGTCTACGACCTGACTCTGGCCAACTACGGTCTGGATCGCGGCCTGGAGGATGCCAGCTGCGCGCAGCACTACGATGAGATCAAGGCCTATACCCCGGCCTGGGCCGAGCAGATCACCGGCGTCTCCCGTCAGAACATCATCCGCATTGCCCGTGAGTTTGCCGAAAACGCCGAAAAGACCCGCGGTCGTTCGATGATCATCGTCGGTGCCGGTATGAACCACTGGTATCACATGGACATGAACTACCGTGGCCTGATGAACATGCTGATCTTCTGCGGCTGTGTCGGTCAGAGCGGCGGTGGCTGGGCGCACTATGTCGGCCAGGAGAAACTGCGTCCGCAGACCGGCTGGACCCCGCTGGCCTTTGGCCTCGACTGGCAGCGTCCGCCGCGCCAGATGAACAGCACCTCCTTCTTCTATAACCACTCCAGCCAGTGGCGCTATGAAACCCTGGCGACAGAGGAGCTGCTGTCACCGCTGGCGGATAAAAGCCGCTACACCGGCAGCCTGATCGACTTCAACGTTCGTTCCGAACGCATGGGCTGGCTCCCGTCTGCGCCGCAGCTTAACGTCAACCCGCTGCACATCGCGGCACGGGCGAAAGCGGCCGGACAGTCGCCGCTGGCGTACACCGTGGAGAGCCTGAAGCAGGGCACGGTGCGTTTTGCGGCCGAACAGCCGGACGATCCGCAGAACTTCCCGCGTAACCTGTTTGTCTGGCGCTCCAACCTGCTTGGCTCGTCAGGTAAAGGCCATGAGTACATGCTGAAGTATCTGCTGGGCACCGAAAATGGCATTCAGGGTAAAGACTTAGGCCAGCAGGGCCGCGAGAAGCCGGAAGAGGTGGAGTGGCAGGATCAGGGGGCCGAAGGCAAACTCGACCTGGTGGTGACGCTCGATTTCCGTATGTCGAGCACCTGCCTCTACTCCGATGTCGTGCTGCCGACTGCAACCTGGTATGAAAAGGACGACATGAATACGTCGGACATGCATCCGTTTATTCATCCGCTGTCGGCTGCCGTCGATCCGGCATGGGAGTCGAAAAGTGACTGGGAGATCTACAAGGGTATCGCCAGAGCCTTCTCCGATCTCTGTCCGGGTCATCTGGGCGTGGAAACCGATGTGGTCACGCTGCCGGTGCTGCATGACTCGCCTGCGGAGCTGGCGCAGCCGTTTGACGCGAAAGAGTGGAAAAAGGGCGAATGCGACCTGATTCCGGGCAAAACCGCGCCGCACATCATGGTGGTAGAGCGCGACTACCCGGCGACCTGGGAACGCTTTACCTCGCTGGGCCCCTTGCTGGAAACCCAGGGGAACGGCGGCAAAGGCATCAGCTGGAATACCTGTAAAGAGGTCGATTTCCTCAAACAGCTCAACTATGTCAAAGCATCGGGCCCGGCGGCAGGGCAGCCCAATATCGACACGGCAATCGATGCGGCAGAGGTGATCCTGGCGCTGGCCCCGGAAACCAATGGCCAGGTGGCGGTGAAAGCCTGGCAGGCGCTGGGCGAGATCACCGGCCGCGACCACACCCATCTGGCGCTGAACAAGGAAGATGAGAAGATCCGCTTCCGCGACATCCAGGCGCAGCCGCGCAAAATCATCTCCAGCCCGACCTGGTCAGGACTGGAAGATGAGCATGTCTCCTATAACGCCTGCTACACCAACGTCCATGAGCTGATCCCGTGGCGTACGCTGAGCGGCCGCCAGCAGCTCTATCAGGATCACGAGTGGATGCGCGCCTTTGGCGAGAGTCTGATGGTCTATCGTCCGCCTGTCGATACCCGCGCGGCGAAGCCGTTGCTGAACAGCAAGCCCAACGGTAACCCGGAAAAAGCGCTGAACTTCCTGACGCCACACCAGAAGTGGGGCATTCACTCAACCTACAGCGACAACCTGCTGATGCTGACGCTGTCGCGCGGTGGGCCGATCGTCTGGATGAGCGAAGATGACGCCCGCGAGCTGGGCATTGCGGACAACGACTGGATCGAGGCGTTCAACGCCAACGGGGCGCTGACCGCACGAGCGGTGGTGAGCCAGCGTATTCCGGCCGGAATGACCATGATGTACCACGCGCAGGAGCGCATCGTGAATATCCCCGGCTCGGAGATCACCAGCCAGCGCGGCGGGATCCACAACTCGGTGACGCGCACCTGCCCGAAACCGACGCATATGATCGGCGGCTACGCGCAGCTCTCCTGGGGCTTTAACTACTACGGCACCGTCGGCTCTAACCGCGATGAGTTTGTGGTGGTCCGCAAAATGAACAACGTTAACTGGTTAGATGGCGAGGGCAACGATGCCTGCCAGGGCAGCCAGCAGGAGGTAAAACCATGA
- the pncC gene encoding nicotinamide-nucleotide amidase, with the protein MDDQQLQALSARIGEQLKQRNATVTCAESCTGGWIAKVFTDISGSSAWFERGFVTYSNEAKQQLVNVQAASLEQAGAVSEVVVREMALGARKAAGADYAISVSGIAGPDGGSAEKPVGTVWFGFSGPQDNVLTFQQHFNGDRDAVRRQSVAWALQTLYGEFLTN; encoded by the coding sequence ATGGACGATCAGCAATTGCAGGCGCTCAGCGCCCGGATAGGGGAGCAGCTGAAGCAGCGCAATGCCACCGTCACCTGTGCGGAATCCTGCACGGGCGGGTGGATTGCCAAGGTGTTTACCGATATCAGCGGCAGTTCTGCCTGGTTCGAACGCGGATTTGTGACCTACAGTAATGAGGCGAAACAGCAGCTGGTAAACGTTCAGGCGGCGTCGCTGGAACAGGCTGGCGCGGTCAGTGAAGTGGTGGTGCGCGAGATGGCGCTGGGGGCGCGTAAGGCCGCCGGGGCCGACTACGCGATCTCGGTCAGCGGCATTGCCGGCCCGGATGGCGGCAGCGCAGAAAAACCGGTAGGCACGGTGTGGTTTGGCTTTTCCGGTCCACAGGATAACGTCCTGACTTTTCAGCAGCATTTTAACGGCGATCGTGATGCCGTTCGCCGCCAGTCGGTGGCATGGGCCCTGCAGACACTGTATGGCGAATTTCTGACAAATTAA
- a CDS encoding zinc ribbon domain-containing protein YjdM, producing the protein MSLPACPACHADYTWQDGDNLNCPSCGHIWTEGEGESSNAAPEVRDANGNLLADGDSVTVIKDLKVKGSSSSLKIGTKVKSIRLVEGDHNIDCKIDGFGPMKLKSEFVKKN; encoded by the coding sequence ATGTCTTTACCTGCCTGCCCAGCCTGTCACGCCGATTACACCTGGCAAGATGGCGATAACCTTAACTGCCCCTCCTGCGGCCATATCTGGACCGAGGGAGAGGGCGAGAGCAGCAACGCCGCACCGGAAGTGCGTGATGCCAACGGCAACCTGCTGGCAGACGGCGACAGCGTGACGGTGATTAAAGATCTCAAGGTGAAGGGCAGCTCCTCATCGCTGAAGATTGGCACCAAAGTGAAAAGCATTCGTCTGGTCGAAGGCGATCACAACATCGATTGTAAAATCGATGGGTTTGGCCCGATGAAGCTGAAGTCTGAGTTTGTGAAAAAGAACTGA
- the mltB gene encoding lytic murein transglycosylase B, with the protein MRFKLALLAFIPLLASCSSKPEVPSQQKMLPAPQGGFLLQPAHSGQAMFGDFAGNPAAEQFIDKMVEKHDFDRQQLHNIIGQAKRLDYVLRLMDRQAPSYTPAPGPNGAWIRYRNKFITPDNVQNGVAFWNQYQDALQRAQQVYGVPPEIIVGIIGVETRWGRVMGKTRILDALATLSFNYPRRAAYFSSELETFLLMSRKEQDDPLALKGSFAGAMGYGQFMPSSYNDYAVDFNGDGHANLWDPVDAIGSVAHYFQKHGWRSGENVAVPASGQAPMLEDGFKTRYSVSMLSASGLSPQGSLDGNDQVSLLRLDLGTSYQYWYGLPNFYVITRYNHSTHYAMAVWQLGEAVSKARQGGLL; encoded by the coding sequence ATGCGTTTCAAGTTAGCCCTTCTTGCGTTTATTCCGCTTCTGGCTTCCTGCAGTAGCAAACCTGAAGTTCCTTCACAGCAGAAGATGCTGCCTGCCCCGCAGGGCGGTTTTTTACTGCAGCCGGCGCACAGCGGACAGGCGATGTTTGGTGACTTCGCCGGTAATCCGGCAGCCGAACAGTTCATCGATAAGATGGTGGAGAAGCATGACTTTGATCGTCAGCAGCTGCACAACATCATCGGGCAGGCAAAACGGCTGGATTACGTGCTGCGGCTGATGGATCGTCAGGCGCCGAGCTACACGCCTGCGCCGGGTCCTAACGGCGCCTGGATCCGCTATCGCAACAAGTTCATCACGCCGGACAACGTGCAGAACGGTGTGGCGTTCTGGAATCAGTATCAGGATGCACTGCAGCGTGCGCAGCAGGTCTACGGCGTGCCGCCGGAAATCATTGTCGGCATCATCGGCGTGGAAACCCGCTGGGGCCGCGTGATGGGCAAAACCCGCATACTGGATGCGCTGGCGACCCTGTCGTTTAACTACCCGCGCCGCGCTGCCTACTTCAGCAGCGAACTGGAGACCTTCCTGCTGATGTCGCGTAAAGAGCAGGATGATCCGCTGGCGCTGAAAGGCTCGTTCGCCGGGGCGATGGGCTACGGTCAGTTTATGCCTTCCTCTTACAATGACTATGCGGTTGATTTCAACGGTGACGGTCATGCCAACCTGTGGGATCCGGTGGACGCCATCGGCAGCGTGGCGCACTACTTCCAGAAGCATGGCTGGCGCAGCGGCGAAAATGTGGCGGTTCCGGCCAGCGGCCAGGCGCCGATGCTGGAAGATGGCTTCAAAACCCGTTACAGCGTGAGCATGCTGTCGGCCTCCGGTCTGTCGCCGCAGGGGTCGCTGGATGGTAACGATCAGGTCAGCCTGCTGCGCCTCGATCTGGGCACCAGCTATCAGTACTGGTACGGCTTACCCAACTTTTACGTGATCACCCGCTACAACCACAGCACCCATTATGCGATGGCGGTCTGGCAGCTGGGCGAGGCGGTAAGCAAGGCACGGCAGGGCGGTCTGTTATAA
- the narI gene encoding respiratory nitrate reductase subunit gamma, translating into MNFITTFFFDIYPYLAGTIFLVGSWLRYDYGQYSWRAGSSQMLDKKGMRLASNLFHIGIIGIFFGHVVGMLTPHWMYESFLPIDVKQKLAMIAGGVFGAMTLAGGALLLKRRLTNPRVRATSSVGDILIITLLVAQATLGLLTIPFSAQHPDGSEMMKLVGWAQAVVTFHAGASQHLDGVALIYRIHMVLGMTLFLLFPFCRLVHIWSAPVEYLTRRYQLVRNRR; encoded by the coding sequence ATGAATTTTATCACTACCTTCTTCTTCGATATTTACCCCTATCTCGCCGGGACGATCTTTCTGGTGGGGAGCTGGCTGCGCTATGACTACGGGCAGTACAGCTGGCGCGCCGGTTCCAGTCAGATGCTGGATAAGAAAGGGATGCGCCTCGCCTCTAACCTGTTCCACATCGGCATCATCGGTATCTTCTTTGGCCATGTTGTCGGGATGCTGACGCCGCACTGGATGTATGAATCCTTTCTGCCGATTGACGTGAAGCAGAAGCTGGCGATGATCGCCGGTGGCGTGTTTGGTGCGATGACGCTGGCGGGTGGGGCGCTGCTGCTGAAACGCCGGCTGACCAATCCCCGCGTGCGCGCCACCAGCAGCGTCGGTGATATTCTGATCATCACGCTACTGGTGGCGCAGGCCACGCTGGGCCTGCTGACCATTCCTTTTTCGGCGCAGCATCCGGACGGCAGTGAAATGATGAAGCTGGTGGGCTGGGCGCAGGCGGTGGTGACGTTCCACGCGGGCGCTTCACAGCATCTGGACGGAGTGGCACTGATCTATCGTATCCATATGGTGCTGGGAATGACGCTGTTCCTGCTCTTTCCGTTCTGCCGTCTGGTGCACATCTGGAGCGCGCCGGTTGAATATCTGACCCGCCGCTACCAGCTGGTGCGAAACCGCCGCTAA